The genome window GGCCTGTACTTGGCCCACTTTTAGTTTCTCTACGTTATGGCTTTTCAAAAGGCTTTATTAGTATTTTATGTTTGCTTGTTGGTCAACTTTTTTTACTTCAAGCAAATATTTTATCACCACAAAGCGACTTCAATATTAACGCCATGATTGGCTACATTATTGTAATTATGATCACTGGCGAATTTAGGGATGTGTGGGAACGTACTAATCAACAACAAAGTATTCAGCTTGAGTACGTAACCGATCGCCTTGAAACATTTACTCGTCAGTATCACTTAATTAATTCATCTCACGATAGAATAGAGCAAATGCTTGCTGGCCATACGTTAAGTTTGCGTGAATCGCTACAAGCAGTAAGAACCTCTATCGGGCTATTAAAAGAAAGAAGACTTGATAGCGCAGCGCAAAAAATAATCGACCTATTCGTTGAATATGGTTTATTAGAAAGAGCGGGTTTATATAAAGTTGAAAACGACACTGTTTTAGAGCCTCCACTTGCCTCTATTGGCCAAATGGGTCAAATAGCTGAAAATGATCCTCTTATATTAGCGATGATTGAAGAAAAAGAATTAGTATCAGTAAAAGACGCAAAAACTGCGTTAGGTATAAGTAAATACCATATGGCAATCCCACTTATCGACGTAAATAATACAATTTACGGCGCTATTTTAGTTGAAAGAGTACAATTTTTTGCACTTAAAAATACCACTCTTACACTACTTGCTGTTATGGCTGGGCATATAGGCGATTTACTGCGCCATGAAATAACAAACCCAGTAATGACGTATGAAGAGTCTCCGTACTTTATTCGCCAAGTTAAACGCGCAAATAAAGAAGCAAAACGATACAACATTCCATCGCAGCTGCTAAAAATAAAAGCCAATAATATTACTGATAAATCGACTCAACTTATGAGTTATTTAAGTGAAGCACGCCGTGGTTTAGACATTTATTTGTATGATAATCAAAATCAGGTATTACTGCTATTAATGCCATTAGCTGATGAACTTGAAAAAGCAGGCTTTATTGCCCGAATGAACACCTGGTGTAAAGAGCGTACGGGTAACACTTTAGCTGAGCTTGATATTGTTATTGAGCAACAACTTGCACTACCAATAAGCTCAGATGATATAAAGAGATTGGTTTCACTTTCATGATTATAATTATTGTAGCGGCTATTTTAGGGTGTATTTGCCAGTACTTTGCACTAGTAGAAGTACTGGAAACACCTAATTGGTTTTTAGCTATATTATTGCATGCTATTGCTAGCATCCTTTTTGCTATTGTTAGTTATGTTTTTATACCTAAAAAATACAAAACGACTCCTTATAGCTCTTTGCTACTCATGTTTTTATTATTGTTTACATTACCAGTACTTGGAATTATAGGTGTTGTAGTAGCGCTTACGTTTGCTCTTTGTAAACCTCTCAAAAACGACGAGATAGAAATAGAAGAGCATAAAATACCTGAGCTTCCTTTTGAAGCCAGAGCAATATCAGCAAACCCGAC of Pseudoalteromonas arctica A 37-1-2 contains these proteins:
- a CDS encoding PelD GGDEF domain-containing protein, coding for MKTHFLRPRDVPELQIWAEVFIFTALALGLPVLFNAEDPFWTEGGFSWPVLGPLLVSLRYGFSKGFISILCLLVGQLFLLQANILSPQSDFNINAMIGYIIVIMITGEFRDVWERTNQQQSIQLEYVTDRLETFTRQYHLINSSHDRIEQMLAGHTLSLRESLQAVRTSIGLLKERRLDSAAQKIIDLFVEYGLLERAGLYKVENDTVLEPPLASIGQMGQIAENDPLILAMIEEKELVSVKDAKTALGISKYHMAIPLIDVNNTIYGAILVERVQFFALKNTTLTLLAVMAGHIGDLLRHEITNPVMTYEESPYFIRQVKRANKEAKRYNIPSQLLKIKANNITDKSTQLMSYLSEARRGLDIYLYDNQNQVLLLLMPLADELEKAGFIARMNTWCKERTGNTLAELDIVIEQQLALPISSDDIKRLVSLS